A DNA window from Hordeum vulgare subsp. vulgare chromosome 1H, MorexV3_pseudomolecules_assembly, whole genome shotgun sequence contains the following coding sequences:
- the LOC123411502 gene encoding protein NRT1/ PTR FAMILY 6.3-like, whose amino-acid sequence MGSVLPEIVAEGKGILTDAWDSKGRPAARSTTGGWGCAAMILGAELFERMTTLGIAVNLVPYMTGTMHLGSAAAANTVTNFIGTSFMLCLLGGFVADTYLGRYLTIAVFSAVQATGVMVLTISTVAPGLRPAACGDVTGQSPECVPANGTQLGVLYLGLYMTALGTGGLKSSVSGFGSDQFDESDDGERKKMMRFFNWFYFFVSIGALLAVTVLVYVQDNIGRRWGYGICAVGILAGLGVFLCGTKMYRFKKLVGSPLTQVAAVTTAAWSKRALPLPSDPSMLYDVDDAAAAGEDLKGKQKLPHSKECRFLDHAAIIDRAEAASPAEASKWTLCTRTDVEEVKQVVRMLPIWATTIMFWTIHAQMTTFAVEQASLMDRGIGGSGFLIPAGSLTVFLIGSILLTVPLYDRLIAPVARRITGNPHGLSPLQRVFVGLFLSIVGMAAAAIVERHRLTSSTHGITLTVFLLMPQFLLVGAGEAFTYMGQLDFFLRECPKGMKTMSTGLFLSTCALGFFFSTVTVTIVHKVTGHGPRGSGGWLADNLDQGRLDYFYWLLAVMSAINIVFFTMAARGYVYKEKRLADAGIELADEEAMIVGH is encoded by the exons ATGGGCTCGGTGCTGCCGGAGATCGTCGCGGAGGGCAAGGGCATCCTCACGGACGCCTGGGACAGCAAGGGTCGTCCCGCGGCCCGCTCCACCACCGGCGGCTGGGGATGCGCCGCCATGATCCTGGGCGCGGAGCTGTTCGAGCGGATGACGACGCTGGGCATCGCTGTGAACCTGGTGCCGTACATGACCGGCACCATGCACCTCGGCAGCGCCGCAGCCGCCAACACCGTCACCAACTTCATCGGCACCTCGTTCATGCTCTGCCTCCTCGGCGGCTTCGTCGCCGACACCTACCTCGGCCGCTACCTCACCATCGCCGTCTTCTCCGCCGTCCAAGCCACC GGTGTGATGGTACTGACGATCTCGACGGTTGCGCCGGGGCTGCGGCCGGCGGCGTGCGGGGACGTGACGGGGCAGAGCCCTGAGTGCGTTCCGGCGAACGGGACGCAGCTCGGGGTGCTGTACCTGGGGCTGTACATGACGGCGCTGGGGACTGGCGGGCTCAAGTCGAGCGTGTCCGGGTTCGGGTCGGACCAGTTCGACGAGTCCGACGACGGCGAGCGCAAGAAGATGATGCGCTTCTTCAACTGGTTCTACTTCTTCGTCAGCATCGGCGCGCTGCTCGCCGTCACCGTGCTGGTCTACGTGCAGGACAACATCGGCCGCCGCTGGGGATACGGCATCTGCGCCGTCGGCATCCTCGCCGGGCTCGGCGTGTTCCTGTGCGGCACCAAGATGTACCGGTTCAAGAAGCTTGTCGGGAGTCCGCTGACACAGGTCGCCGCCGTGACGACCGCGGCGTGGAGCAAGCGCGCCTTGCCGCTTCCGTCCGACCCGAGCATGCTCTACGACGTCGACGATGCGGCGGCCGCCGGTGAGGACCTCAAGGGCAAGCAGAAGCTGCCACACAGCAAGGAATGCCG ATTCCTAGACCATGCGGCCATCATCGACCGGGCCGAGGCGGCATCGCCGGCAGAGGCGAGCAAGTGGACGCTGTGCACGCGGACGGACGTGGAGGAGGTGAAGCAGGTGGTGCGCATGCTGCCCATCTGGGCGACCACCATCATGTTCTGGACCATCCACGCGCAGATGACCACCTTCGCCGTCGAGCAGGCCTCCCTCATGGACCGCGGCATCGGAGGCTCCGGATTCCTCATCCCGGCGGGCTCCCTCACCGTCTTCCTCATCGGTTCCATCCTCCTCACCGTGCCCCTCTATGACCGCCTCATCGCGCCCGTGGCCCGCCGCATCACGGGCAACCCACACGGCCTCTCCCCGCTCCAGCGCGTCTTCGTCGGCCTCTTCCTGTCCATCGTCGGCATGGCCGCCGCGGCGATCGTCGAGCGACACCGCCTCACGTCGTCCACTCACGGGATCACCCTCACGGTGTTCCTGCTCATGCCGCAGTTCTTGCTCGTCGGAGCCGGCGAGGCGTTCACGTACATGGGCCAGCTCGACTTCTTCCTGCGAGAGTGCCCAAAGGGGATGAAGACCATGAGCACGGGGCTATTCCTCAGCACATGCGCGCTCGGCTTTTTCTTCAGCACGGTCACAGTTACCATTGTGCACAAGGTCACCGGGCACGGGCCGCGGGGCAGCGGCGGATGGCTCGCCGACAACCTCGACCAGGGGAGGCTCGACTACTTCTACTGGCTGCTCGCCGTCATGAGCGCAATCAATATCGTCTTTTTCACGATGGCGGCAAGGGGCTACGTGTACAAGGAGAAGCGCTTGGCTGATGCCGGCATTGAGCTCGCCGATGAGGAGGCCATGATCGTTGGCCACTGA